The region GTCTCCATCTGAATTGAcgcccaacccccaaaccacaCCACCTAATATGTACTTAGCCGTCATGGCTGGTACAGTAGCGTCCCTGGCGTGATCACCAGACTGAAGGCTCTCGGCTGTCAATATCGTCATTTGGACTGACAGATCGGATTCGGGTTCAGCAGAAGAAGCTGCCATACTCTAGCCATCTGCCCAACGCAAGCCTCAaaccttttccttccttgCGCATACCTCCCTAGCCATCCCAAGTAACCGACAAGAATAGCTTCCCACGGACGaacaccccccttcccccccccttcccaaagATCCAGAAATGCCAACGGTCACGGTGGAGAAAAGCACACACACGCCCAAGGTGGAGCAAAGAAAACCAAAAGGCTCTGGTATCTTTGATAGTGTACTTTCTCGGTGACCCCAACAAGAATGTGCATCATCCGACATGTAAAAAGGGGGGCGCAGGAACAAACTCCATACAGGAAAGGGTCGTCCAAACTCTTCTTCCAAAGTGGAAATCAGGTACATGCATGCATATGACAGACAGGTCCCAGCCTCACCTCACTCTTCTGCACCAAGCGGGCcatgatcatcaccacattgttcttcaaccaccacaccaccctcgaGGCCTCGATGACTGACAGCAGCAATGTATATGTCACCACGTGCTCACTCATCTACAGACATCTTGCCCATCTTCACATAACCCTCTCCTGTAAGAGAGGCAAGCTTCTCGCAAAGACATGTCTCAAGACCCACTTGACGACATCCATACACAACGCTAAAGTCTGATCATCGTGTGCAAATCTGTGGGATGCATCATGAGCcatgcagcagcaagaagccGGTTTATGAATGGCCCCTTATTTACTCTTTGAGCTCAGGTATCAACAGCCATTCCGAACAGATACTAAGCACCACGCTATGACATGTTGGGATCAACCTTTGTGTGATGAGTGTATAATACAATGAATGGGCAATGATCACGCCACTGATCGAACTAACATTGACAAACATCGCAACGTTGATCAAAATAACATGAACCAAAAGTACCTCAAATCCAACTGTATTCATCAACTCCATCCCCAAAGAGCCAAAAGCATCATGAGCATCCAAAAAAAGATGCCGAGCAACAAGCTGGGTATGCGCAAACTAACgtgaaagaaagaaacaagacaaAAGCAGACACCCGCCCAGAACTCATGACATACAGCATaagcaaaacaaaacaaatctgacaaaccacccacccaatCTTGTAACCTATTCTTTTGTGCTTTCTTCAACAGCCCAGTTCTCCAAGACTGACCACCAAGCGCAAAACAGAGACACCATGCTATACCAAATACATGCGATGCCCAAAGCTAAACATGCTATGACCGACAGATAAAGGCGTCAATAACTCTTGAGCAGTGAAACATAAACAAGCGGCTTAAAGATGATGACAATGAGAAAGGTATCCACACACTACAAGACGGTTAGACATgctctcaacaacctcgagGATGAATGAAGccgagggggggatggaagACAAGGGGTGGAATAACTGACAGTAACATGACACAGAACATCAAGCCGTGCAAGTCCGGTCAAGTAAAGAATGGTCCAAATGGTAGTCCATGGCATGTCCAATGATAGTCCTCGGGTCCATGGCAAATCCAGCTGAGAAAGTTGAATCCAACGACAAATGTGAAGAAATAGGTCGAAAATCGTTGACAAAATGATGCAGCAGAGGAGAAAGTCAAACAGATCCGACGAGCAGGGAAACATTCGTCTGTAACCTGAAGGAGTGTCGAGCCCTATCGGTGTTGGTCAAGTTCAGGTCCAAGTTGAGTGGTCCAAAACGTGCTGTCCAAGGCAAGACTGATGTCAATCCATGACTTTCCATCCGAAGTCCCACTGGTGTGTTGGTAATGTTGATATTCCAAGGCTGACAATTGCTGATATGACCGGTGTAGAAAAGAGAAGGATCCGGATGAGAAAGAAGTCCAATGGCTCAACCTTACCACGATGTTGTTCATTGATGTCTTTGACAGTGAGGGTAGCCTCAGCTTCAGATCCAGAACGATGATGTTGTGTGAGCTCCGTGCTCTCAGAACCCGGATGGGTCTGGCAATCCAGTGTCAGAACACCTCATGGTCAAAAGAGCGTCCGAGGGAGAAAAATGGTTGTGTTGTCAGGTATCCATATGTGGGGTCGAAGAGGTCCTTAATCCATGGCTTGTGTGAAAGATCCAACGGGAGAAGAGAGTCGCCAAGAGAAAGTGAAATCCAGCAGGGTCCAGAAAGATGTGAAGGCTCCATAGTTCCTCAGCGGTGTCCAGAATCATCAAACATCTGCGCTGTGTTAGTTGACTCAAACACAAAAGCTCAGTTCGCTCGCCCGAGGCGAAGACGGTGGGTGGAAAATGGTGTAGCTCATTGTGCTCCGAGGGAATTCATCAGATATATACACTCTTTCAAGCGTTCACTCACCTCGCTGTCCGGCCGTAGCCGTTGTCtctggttgttgatgtcaGAGGCGGATGCGCGGTTGAGAAACCGGGATGTCAGCAAGGCGACTCACTCCTGGGCGTGCAAAAAAGAGTTCACAGCCAGAGGCAAAATGCAACAAAGGAAGAAGCAGTCCTGACAGCCGATCCGGACAGCGAGGGAGGAAGTATCTACAACCGTTGTGAAGATGTCCTCAGTCTCATCATCGTTCTTTTTTCCTAGGCAGCAAATTTGTCTCTCCTATATGGTATCAAAATCGTCTCGTCTCTTGCCCCTCTCTgtcgaaaaagaaaaaaaaaaggaaataaatgataaaaagaagaaaaaaaaacatcacACGGCAGGGCTGCCACCCGCCGCTGTTTGTTGTCCAGAAGTTGCCAAGGGTCCAAAGGTTGCCGGCTGGCAGAAGATGATCCAGTTGGGGCGAAGATGCTTTTGACATGTCGAAAAGATCCAGAATAGTGGCCAGCGGAACAAGTAGTCGAAAGACCCGCATCGAGGGCATGTCGTCATATCATGATCCAAAAAAGGGTTGACAGAGATGCAACTTGCAGCTCCCGAGGTTTGTGGAAACCTCCGATCCAGGGTCTATCCGTGGGGGCCTTGTGTCAAAAAGGCAGGTTGCAAAGGCAGCCGAGTCCAGAAGCGTAAAGAAAGTAAGAAAACAAACAGTGAGCTAGTCCCAGCCCAAGACATTAGCAGGCATTAACATAATAGCGGTTCAATCAGACGCTCCGGACTCGACATGCCGAGGACGTTTCGGGGCGGACAGTTTTGTGTGGTGACTAACGCGGGCATTTGCGTGGGGAGGGAAACCTGCGGTTCGACCGGTGATTAGCGACGGTGGTGCCTGTTCCGGTCTCCGTGCCTGTCATCGCGTTCGGTCTCGGAACGGCGAGCTCTGTGCTCTCGATGATCACGCTCTCGGTCTCTCGGTTCTGAATCGCGGTCGCGTCTGCCACTGGACGGTCCGGCACTCGTGGGTGTCGAGCTGGTTGGAGGaacggtggtgttgggaagCACCGGGCTGTTGTGATCCTCATATGGCGGCTGGTCCGGGGCGGCCGGGTAGCCTTGCCGTTGCGCTGTACCTGCAGGGGAACCTAAATCATCAGACGAAGCCTCGGGTGGGTTTGTGATTGTTGTTGTACTATACGCACCGCGGCCATAAAGAGGGTCGGCTGGGAAGGCCTGGCTGGCCGGAATCCCAGCAGGAGGCGGGTAGCCATATGGGTCTGCTTCCGAGCCAAATGGAGGACCTGATGTTGGCGTGCTGAAAGCCCTCGAAGGGGGGGCGGATGAAGGGGCCAATGGCATAACCGGCATCCTCGGTGCATTGGCATATCCAGGGGCAGTCTGGTAGTTGGATCCGTGGATGAAGGCAGCATCCTGGGCGAATTGTCCTTGGatcggcggaggaggaaccATCCCGGCGTATCTGTCACCTCCCTGAGGTCCTGGGGAATACTGAGTTGGCGGAACATTGGGCGGATATCCTCCGTAGGGCTGAGTTTGATACTGGGGAGCGGCAGCGGGATGAACCTGTGGTGGGTAAGCACCCTGGGGGTATCCggcaggagggggaggtccGGGGTACGGCTGGCCACCATAGCCCGGGTTCttgggcggcggaggagccGGCTGGTAGTCAATATCCATGGCAGTGGCGCCGTACGAGGCTTCGTACTCCTGTTCCCGTTGGCGGTTCTTCCACGCGCTGTAGTCAGATTGCCCGCGGGTCTGCTCACGAGCGCCTATGGGCGAGTTAGAACTCCTCACATAAACGCCGTTCGAATGGCTGGAGTGTGTTGTACCTCCAGCGCCGCCGCCCGAAGACCTGGACGCTGCGCGCCGTTCCTGCTCCCACCGAGCGGAGTCGGCCTTGAGATCTTGAATCATGGCCTGCCAAGAAGAGAGAAATTCAGCCCCGTGCTCATCATCCACGACTGCCGTCGTCGAGCATCGAACGAGGGCCACTCACCGACGTCAAATTTCGGTATGCCGTGATGAAATAACCTTGGGTGACACGTCCATCTGGAGACTaaaacacaaacaaaacaagactTGGTGAGCAAAACTGCACATCCCAGCCTTCCCGAGGAGGCATTgcgggggaggaagaagcagGGCATACCTCGTAGGTGCCAGGGCGCACCAACGCATCGTTTCCCAGGTATCTGCAGATGTCTGATGTGATAACCTCGCGATCGATGCCATCACGGGGCACAAAGTATTCGTTTTGACGCTGGGCTGCTGGCGGAACTGGGGGCTGGCCGCCGCCAGGTCCTCTGTTGTTTGGTCTCCCCGCCATTGTGGAAAGTTTGGTGCGTGCGCGCGTCTAACAATTGCTGCGAAGCAGAGTTGATTCCCCCGCCCCAAGAGAACCTAATTCAAGCTGACGATGATTGAATGATCGAAGAACCAGGTGTGTCGGAGTGGTGTTGGAGCGGAACTGCGGAAATGGGGATTCCGGGCGTCGCGGCAAGGCagcaggaaaaaaaaaaaacccagaATAGGAGAATGAGAGAACGAGAGAGGGCCAGAGGGTGGGAGAAaggcgggcggtggtggaagaaATGGACAGTGGACAGTGGACAGGAAGGGTGGCAGTGGATGGAAGGCACCCGGCGCCTGGGGTTGGGTTGTCAGAGTGGGTCTCGCAGCAGCGATGGTGACTGGCGGCCTGCAACGGCAGTGGATTGTCTCCAGCCAAGTCCCCAAATGCGCCCCCGTTTCTTTGCCTCCGTTGGGCAGTTAGCTGGCTGCCAGACAAGGCTCAAACGGCAGCACCCAGTTGGCTGGAAAGACACCGGTCTGAACGGACACGCAGCGAGAATGGAGTCATCCAGCCAGCGAGATCCAGACGGTGTCAGGGGACCGAGAGGCACGAGAGGGGGACAAGCAGGGGAAGCCGGGGAATCCAGGCGtgctggttgctggtgcGGTGGCAAGCAGGCGCACGCAGCCAAAAAGAGAGGCCAAGAACACCTGCAGCGGTGTTCAATGCCATCCAATCGCAAGGCCCTCTCTCCGTCAGGAAAGGAAAGGGTTTTGCACCGTCTATTGGGGAATCCCGTCGCCGTTCGAATGACGGGCGCCTGAGGTTGGATTGCTTTGCCGCCGGGATAAAACGGTGCTGGAGACTGACGTGACGGCATCGTGTTTGACTTGTCACCCCATCAGCGTCCGTTCTGCCCAACATACATAACACATCACGCAGAATACatcgagaaaaaaaaaaggtaccATGTTACCTTATCGTCGCCCTGTCCCAGCAAAGACAAACCCCCCCGGAGGCCCAGCACAGCGCAGCAAATAACAGCCTGTCAGGTGAGCCGGTCGAGGCCAATCGCAGAGTGCGTGCTTTTGGGAGTGACGATGTGTGGTCTCTGGTGGTCTCGCGGAGGCGTGGGAGTGTGTGGTTGGCTCCCGTCACCAGCACCGAGTGGGTTGCTGCGTTCGCAGATTTGCGGCCTGCAGCATGGCAGGAGACCAGGGCAGTTGTGCCATTGCATTTCCCATCCTCAGCACCCAGCAAGAGTGCGGCGGGTTGCGGTAACGGAGAGGGGTTTCTCCCTCCCTCAGCATCGGTGTCTGAAAGAGGACTCGGTTAGAGAGACGTTGTCTCCCACGCACCGAGCCCTGTTTGTATGGAGTCGACGTCTGCGTTGACGGCGTCTCTTCCTGCGGCCGCCGCAGAAGCGGGGGCATTTCTGACCCGGCATTACACCCAGCCTTCTCGGGGTTTCTTGTGTAAAAAAACAGAAAGAGGCTAGACCCGTGTAACATGGAGCTATGTGCTACGGAGACGAGGCTTCTTTTGGGCATGTAGCTGGCGTGAATCGGTGTTGCCCAAACGGTTCAGGCTGTTGTTGCAAAGCCTCTGATTGGGCCTCACCCACTGTCAAAAACGCCAGATGAGCGAGAGGTGCGGGCTCCCATGCCAATCGCTTGGGTGACAGCCTGCAGTTGTCACGACAGTACTGGAAAGAGAACCGAAGAAAAGAAGCCGTTTCGGTTGCTGTCCCCGTTTCTCTCTGCCCATCTCTGACACTCCACGCGCACAAAACAAATGTGCAGGCTTGTTAGTCGCGAGCCCGAAGTGTGCCTGATCAGATACAAGTGGCGAACTGGATTAATTCCTCAAAATCATACAGTAGTGTGAACTCAAGTGTCTTCATGGTAAGTTGACGTCTGCCCTTCTTCGTTGTCTCGGGCCGTGCGCTAGGCGGAAAGGGCGGGTGCAGCATCTATCGTCgagagaggagaaggctTGCTGCATGGAAATGTCTCATCTGCTCACAGAGGAGCATCtatccccatctcccctcccccactgTCATGCATCCCGACGTTATctgatggggatgagggtATACAGGTGCATGATGATGGATACCTCGGTGCGTGGTTGACAACCGTGGTCTTTGATGCCAATGTACAGCTATCTCTTACCTACCCGGACGGCTCCTCACCTGTCAGACATACGGACCGGCTGACAACGACGGGCATTATTGTTGCTTCGGTCTGGTGGAGTCAGGGCGAGCGAGGGCGTACGTAAAATCCTGCATAGGTAGGTACGCAGCTGCCGTGTTCAAAATCAGCAGCGACAGTGACGACGGGGCGAGGTTTCTGGTTTGGTCAGGTCGGGTATCAATACATGAGCCCAAAGCCCAACCGTCGCCCGCATGAGAAAATATGGGGACTGATGGTCGGACCAGCCAATCACTGGCTCTCGCTCTTCCCCAAATGATGAAGCGGTGGTCGACGAAGCAACATTGCCTCGCTCATGTTGACTCTCGTGAGTTTTGGGGATTTCCCAGAACCTCAAACAAACAAGAAGCCTGTGTACAGCGACCGCAGCAAAGGCTCTGACGCTGCATGACGGATCGTGGAAACTCTCGAAATAGACTCTGATCCGCTGCGAGAGACATTGGTGAGCTGTTTGTGGCTTCAAACTGCACGGTGGCATCAGAGACGACAGCAGCTGGAAGAGATCCCACAGATCCCCTCAGGGGTCCATGCTCGTCGTCCGGGATGTGCTGTAGAGTTCCCAAACGGGTCGACTTCTCGGAGGATGATCGTGCATCTTCCAGCGACGTCACGATAAGGATTTCGTGTGGGATGGCCGGCAGAAGCAACTGCTCTCTGATATGGTTTGTGAGGATGGGGTTCACGGGTGTgccctcttcttccatccATCCGCGACGGCCCTCTTCCCGCTCCTTGCAAGAGGCGCTTGCATGCCGAGTGTTGGGTTCGGACGGGATTCAACGATTGGCTCCAGAATCGCCGCACTCCGACGACGTCGGTTGCAGGGGCTCTCCGATGACTGACATGCCCGCCCAGGATGTATGACGAACAGGAAGGCCATCCACCCGCCGGGAAACATAAGTGCCTTGCCCCCCATCCATTTTCTCGTTCTCCCGAACCAGCTTCCCCAATAGGCTGACTGTCGTATGCCTCCCATATGCTGTTGGTTGTCGGCTTTGCCCACGTAAGTCTTCGTCTTGCAGGTAGTTATCGAATGCACGGCCGCCTCGGCGATGCATAAAGCTGCTCAAATCATCATGATCATCCAAAATTTAGCTTGCTTTGACCGCGCTccggcttcttcttcgacCTCCCCGTGGACTTGTTTGACCCTGACGCTGATGCGGATGatgctgccgccgccccTTTCTGACTGCCGGCGCGCGCGTTGTTCACTGCAGTCGAAGCTTGTCGGTTGGCGAATGCCTGACTGACAcgttcttcttcctcctcctggagGTCTTTGGCAAAGTGCCAATCCAGGTGACTCTGAAGCTCTTCCGGACCCCCCAGGTTGGCGTCGCATCGAGAACAAGCGTGGGGTGTGATTGGCGACCGTCTAGAATCGGCTTGGGCCTCCTCTGGTAAAGGCTCTCCCGGCCATCCCATGCCTGATGCGACATATGTCTTCGAGGTGCCCAACTTTGCTTCACCGCTATTCCTCCTCACGAGGTCGTCCTCGGGGGCCGTCGTCCGGGTGTCCTGGGACGGCTCCCGTTTCGTTGTCAAGAAACGCTGAATaccaccgccggcaccaTCGATACGTCGTCGCTTTGCTGCAGGTTGCTGTCGTGTGCTCGTGTCGAGTGCTTCCTTGGACGAGGATGTGCGGGCCGATTCCGATGACTTCAGCACTCGTGCCTCGTCACCTTTGACGAGAAACGAGTCGATGCCCATATTGCCAGAGACCCCCTCCTCGAAGCCGGCAACGCTCAGGCTCAGGTTGGAACACGGCCAGGTATCACCCTCCAGCGTGATTTGGTGAAACAGGTTCTTGGCCAACTCGAACAGGCTTTCCTCATTCAGAAGCCGCGCCGGTATGGGTCCCGATCGAGACCGGGTCTGGTTCCCGTGACGGTGGTGTAAATTGATAGTCTTTGGCCTCCTCTTGTGCTCCAGcaccccttcctcaaccaGGCGGGCAAAAATATCCGCCGCGAAGATACGCAACCACTTCGTAGCCTGTTCCACAGTCGTAATGTCGGGACGAAATGACTTGGCCGACAGCATTGACTTGATCTGAGTGCCCGAGTTGACCTCACTCGTATCGATCCCCCTCAGTGTCTCGTAAATCCACACCCCGTTCTCATCTCCCAGCTTCTGCC is a window of Podospora pseudopauciseta strain CBS 411.78 chromosome 1, whole genome shotgun sequence DNA encoding:
- a CDS encoding hypothetical protein (COG:S; EggNog:ENOG503P7UZ), with the translated sequence MAGRPNNRGPGGGQPPVPPAAQRQNEYFVPRDGIDREVITSDICRYLGNDALVRPGTYESPDGRVTQGYFITAYRNLTSAMIQDLKADSARWEQERRAASRSSGGGAGGAREQTRGQSDYSAWKNRQREQEYEASYGATAMDIDYQPAPPPPKNPGYGGQPYPGPPPPAGYPQGAYPPQVHPAAAPQYQTQPYGGYPPNVPPTQYSPGPQGGDRYAGMVPPPPIQGQFAQDAAFIHGSNYQTAPGYANAPRMPVMPLAPSSAPPSRAFSTPTSGPPFGSEADPYGYPPPAGIPASQAFPADPLYGRGSPAGTAQRQGYPAAPDQPPYEDHNSPVLPNTTVPPTSSTPTSAGPSSGRRDRDSEPRDRERDHREHRARRSETERDDRHGDRNRHHRR
- the RAD30 gene encoding DNA-directed DNA polymerase eta rad30 (BUSCO:EOG09261801; EggNog:ENOG503NW7V; COG:L); the encoded protein is MSSSSFRNRHRDSSPAGAPGRKRSQFTYRHFNQMASYNTSCPLRVVAHLDLDCFYAQVEMVRLGIPEDKPLAVQQWERQGLIAVNYPARAFKIGRHCTVTEARRLCPELIAQHVATWREGDDKWAYREDAAEHIATDKVSLDPYRLESRRIMRVIKEHLPGGGLQKVEKASIDEVFLDLTAHVHQVMLERYGEELGGPPPYGDVSEELPMPAVTALDWKADALVDLGEGDRQEGEFDDPDWDDVALLVASEIVRNVRGVIREKLGYSCSAGVSRNKLLSKLGSAHKKPNQQTVIRNRAVGHFLSGFKFTKIRNLGGKLGEQVADAFKTEAVSDLLTVPIEQLRQKLGDENGVWIYETLRGIDTSEVNSGTQIKSMLSAKSFRPDITTVEQATKWLRIFAADIFARLVEEGVLEHKRRPKTINLHHRHGNQTRSRSGPIPARLLNEESLFELAKNLFHQITLEGDTWPCSNLSLSVAGFEEGVSGNMGIDSFLVKGDEARVLKSSESARTSSSKEALDTSTRQQPAAKRRRIDGAGGGIQRFLTTKREPSQDTRTTAPEDDLVRRNSGEAKLGTSKTYVASGMGWPGEPLPEEAQADSRRSPITPHACSRCDANLGGPEELQSHLDWHFAKDLQEEEEERVSQAFANRQASTAVNNARAGSQKGAAAASSASASGSNKSTGRSKKKPERGQSKLNFG